From Hyla sarda isolate aHylSar1 chromosome 12, aHylSar1.hap1, whole genome shotgun sequence:
TAAGGCAGTCATCATCTCACCAAGCCTCAGGCTCTAGCTCCCGAGGATACGGTGGAGGCGCAGGTGGATTTGGTCAACATGGAAGTGGTGTTCATGCTGGAGCAGGCTTTGGACAAGGTCTCGGTTTTGGTGGCGGGCATGGCGGGCATGGTGGTCATGGTGGTGGTTTTAGCAGTGGATCTGCTAGCTATGGCCATAATGTAGGTGCTGGTAGTGGTTCTTATGGAGGAAGCTTTGGTGGTGGAGCAGCCAGTTTTGGTGGAGTCCATGGTGGTGGAGCAGCCAGTTTTGGAGGAGTCCATGGTGGTGGAGCAGGTGTTTATGGAGGAGGCCATGGTGGTGGAGCAGGTGTTTATGGCGGCCATGGTGGTGACAGCATCTTCTCTGGAAATGAGAAACAAACCATGCAGAATCTTAATGACCGCTTGGCCAGCTATCTGGACAAAGTCCATGACTTGGAAGAGGCCAATGCTGAGCTTGAACGTATGATTAAAGAATGGTACGAGAAGCAAAGAGGTCATTCCTCTTCAGGAGAGAAAAAGGACTACTCCAAGTATTTCCAGATTATTGAGCAGCTCAAAGGCCAGGTAAGCTATACGAACAGCTAGACGTGTATTTTTCAGTGTCTATGTAAGGAGTGAGAATGAGACATTTTAGGGCTACATGGTGTGACAGCTATGTCTTTTACTCATTTGTATAGTGAATGTAGTTTCAGTTGCCTCAATAGAAATTTGGGtagataaatacattttaatgccATTATTCTAGACTTTTAAAGTAAGTCCACACAATTTCCTGCTGCTTGTGTCACATTAAATTAAATAGCATCCACAATTCCTCGTTCCTTGCAGATTACTACAGCCTCCAATGAAAACGCAAGCATTGTCCTGCAAATCGACAATGCCAGACTTGCTGCTGATGACTTCAAGATGAAGTAAGTGTGCCATAGTACAAATGCTTATCTAATGTAGAGCTTGTTCAGCATAGGCATTGGAAGTCAATACCACCTTAACTGGTCAATACCACCTTAAGCCCAGCCAATACATATACGTGTTATGGAGCCAACAAGGTAAATCATTCATAAGTGCCCAAATGTATGTGTTGTCAGGTAGGAGAATGACCTGGCTCTCCTTGAACTCCTTAGCTCAAGAAAATCTATTTTATTCTGTCCAATAAGAAAAAAGTACTAATACCTCGAAATATGAGTAAGAGGGTCTGTACATAGAGATAGAGTATGACTTCTTAAAGGGTGGGACTCTTTTTGGAGAACATGTCTAAAAACATATCTAACTTGAATCAACATAACCAATTCTACAAATGTAACCAATGTGAGCTTGTTGCAGCTATAGGCCGCTAGAGCTTCATGATAAAGAAACCTACCTACACACATCACCGTGACCACCTCCTGTCCAACAATAAACAATGTCATTCCTAAGACCCTATCTGTGTGTCTTATCAGGTACGAGAATGAGCTGGCTCTCCGCCAGAGTGTAGAGGCTGATACCAATGGCCTCCGCAGAGTCCTGGATGATCTGACCCTGTCCAAATCTGACCTGGAATCCCAATTCGAGAGTCTTATTGAAGAGATTTCCTTCCTCAAGAAGAACCATGAAGATGTAAGTTTTAAAACAATTTCCCAAATATGTATTGCTCTTATTCCCATCCCATGTACTAACACCAATTGGTGATATTTGTCACTCACAGGAACTTAAGGGTCAACATGAACAAACTGTGGGTGATGTCAACGTAGAAATGAATGCAGTACCAGGCAATGATCTGACTAAGACCCTCAACGATATGAGAGCACAATATGAAGCTATGGCTGAGAAGAACCGCAAGGATGCCGAAGATCAGTTCAATAGAATGGTAAGACTCCTATTTAGGTTCTATTTCATTGAGTCTTCTTTCGACTGCATATAGGTGGTCGTAACCTACATAGGGATTctgaaagtaaaaaacaaaaagagaGATGTGCGCTCTCGTATAGTACGTTCCGATACAGAAGCTAAGCTCCAGCTCCTTACCGGATAGTCTTGTTCTGTCAGAACAACACCCGCACAAGCCCGTAGTCAATACACCATGATCAGCAGCCGGCTGGTCCCACGTAGATCCTCCTAGGAATCCCATCAAGGAAATGTATAGGAAAGCACTGGACAGTGCGGAAGAAAAAGAACCAATGCGGGCGCTTCCTCTTCCATTGGTTATTTTTCTTCCGCAGTGTCCAGTGCTTTCCAATACCTAACCAACAAAAGGACATGGGGCACAGGAGATATTCTTGAGGTTTTAGATTGCCTATAATATCAGAGCCTGTCCTCTTGTAAAAGGGACAAAATGGCTCCCACACACAGTTTATAGCTGAcatgcaatcttattggttgttcGTTCCTTTTAAAACTAACGTCAACAACTGTACATTTTGTCTCTAGAGTGAAGGTCTGAAGAAAGAAATAACCACTGGCGCCCAAGAAGTTCAGACCTCCAAGAGTGAAATATCTGAACTGAAGAGGACACTTCAAGCTTTGGAGAtcgagcttcagtcacagcttgcTATGGTGAGAgactttttaccgaaaaatatgaTATTTTTACTTACAGGTGATACTAATTCATTCAAAGCCCAGGGGGACAACTTGAAGCTCTTGGGCCAAAatgcaaaatatacaaaatgCCAGGGACAAAAGCCATGGGGTGACTGCTACTCCGTCTAATATTATCTTAaagggggttctccaccataaggtgattttagtacgtacctggcagacagtaatggacatgcttaggaaggatctgcacttgtcttggggctaaatggctatgttgtgagattaccataacactgtggctagctttttgtgaactggtatttcctgtttgagttttcttcttttgcctacaaatcccataattcaatgttccaccctcccacacatcagccaccccacccattgaaacataaatgagctgcatccattcaaaagaccagtgttttcaatcagggtgcctacagctgatgcataaatacaattagttgcagattgatctctctcccaccaagcggtcgctccacccattgaagcagacaggctccctgtcatcagctgaatagtgatgtcaggtctcggccacattgcaacctgggaaaaatctgagacaacagtcattttgtatgctgttaaaaataaatattggggtgaaaatcacagaagaattgtgagaaaaccgtcacacacagatacagacactatattatgagggtacactaactttacagcccctgcagcatagtcgaataaaaaaaaatcctggaatacccctttaagtgcaaaacCAATAGGAAAGTTCTACATAAGTATATATGGTGATTTATGGCGATGTCTCCTCTTTTGCAGAAAAAATCACTGGAAGAAACATTGGCAGAGACCGAAGGACGCTACTGCATGCAGATCGCACAACTGCAGATACATATCTCAGGAGTGGAAGAGCAGCTGGCATTGCTCAGAGCCGACATTGAGTGCCAGACTGCCGAatatgaagatctgctggacattAAGACCAGGTTGGAAGCAGAGATCGAGATGTACCGCAAGCTTCTGGAGGGCGAAGGGTAAGAACGAACATTACAGTTGGAAGAGCATTTACGTGCATGGTTTGGTGGGactaatacaaaaataataattgcCCTATAATATTTTCAGTGGTTTAGGACAAACCGACAGAAAAACAACACCAGTACCAACACGGGCCCCTCAAACTACACCTAGCAGAACCGGGAGTGGTTCAGGATCAAGCACAGGTAAACATTGTACCTAGTTACTCAAtgagggagttttatcaaaacccgtccagaggaaaagttgaccagttgcccatcgcaaccaaggcctctgaaaaaagaaagtagcgatctgattggctgctatgggcaactgggcaccaTTTTCTcttgacaagttttgataaatctcctccaatatccTTACCTTCTGTGTAAAATAACTCTTACCCAAAGTGTTATCAATGTTGCGATGATAAATGACTCCACTTTTGACTTCTTTCAGGAGTAAAGAGGACAAGGAGAGTAAAGAAGGTCATTGACATCATTGAGAATGGTAAAGTTGTGCGATCAGATGTTGTGGAAGAAAATGAAGAATACTAAAAGCACCCGCCAAGCCAAAAAAAGAGAAGATGTCTGCTCAAGCAAAATGGAAACCTGCCGGGTTCATTCACAAATCCTTTGTTTTTAGTATCCTCTACTTCTACTTTTATGGGATGATATTCGACTGGGACGAAAAAGAATAAGGAGGCCAATCTGTAATGTTGTATAGTTGGAGAATGAACATCATGTGATTTTCTGCGCTGCCTTTCCGCAGCTATGTATGTTTATGTAAGTCTCTCATCCCCATAATGCTACAGTAATCTGTTTCTGCTCAATATTATCTTCATGTTCAACATTATTTTCTTTTGCTTTGCacaattgcaaaaaataaatacttttctGATGCAAGTTATACCAGGTCTGGTTGTCATCGttcattctttaaaggggtactcggcccctagacatcttatcccctatccaaaggataagatgtctgatcgcgggggtctaccTGCTgcaccggcgttcgtttagagcggcgggtgcagcgctggaggctcgtgacatcacggtcacgccccctcaatgcaagtctatgggagggggcgtgcacgccccctcccatagacatgcattgagggggtgtggccgtgatgtcaagagcTGGGCGTGGGcgtaatgtcacgagcctccggtgctgcacccgacgctctaaacaaatgccagtcTGGGGTgcccagccgagatcgcgggggtccccagcggcgggaccccccccccgaacagacatcttatcccctatccaaaggataggggataagatgtctaggggcggagtacccctttaatcatcatagagccaaagaaataaaaaaaaggtatccctAGACCGAGGGCGAGTGGTCTACCAGGTGAGAGCTCATGTCATATACCACCTGGTGGTGGTAACAGGTATAACAGCTATCTATTGACCTTGAGATGGCTGCTTGACAGTCAATATAGTTCTGCTTGAGGAGCAAAAAAAGGATTGGTCAAGTAGGACTTATGCCTATCCATTCGTCTGGTTTTTCTCTAAGAGTCTTGGCTCTCAGGAAGGGGTTTCTTGCAGCTACCTATACCCTATGTTGGGTAAAATGCCATGTATTGTTGGCCATGTATGCTGAGGAGTCACAGAGTAGGAAATGGACATACAAGGAGACACTCAAGGCCAGGGCTCCCGGGCCAAAGcccgccgtaaaaaaaaaaaaaaaaaagaaagaaaaaactttgTTAAAGGTCTTCCACCTTTACAACTTAACCTTTATTATAGTAAGAgtaaaaatgaatatataaatcATGTGACCTCCTAACCAAAGTTAAAAAGTCAGTATGTATCACTTGGGTCAAAGTAACCACCCTATAACTATATTACAGGAAACGGTGATCAGAGGAGGCAGATCTCCATCACCTACACTGGAGGTactaatattaaaatattaacatgccctcctcgacatgtttcgctgtgaCAGCAGCATCATCAGGAAGCTAAAGAGGCAATGGCCATTACAGCTGGTTGACAGCTAAATATATTGAGGagggaatgttaaaggggtactatttttttttttttttttaatcaactggtgccagaaagttaaacagatttgtaaatgacttctttaaaaaaatcttaatccttccagtactttttaggggctgtgtactaaagagaaatccaaaaaaagaaatgcatttcctctgatatcatgaccacagtgctctctgctgacctctgctgtccattttaggaactgtccagagcagcatatgtttgctatggggattttctcctgcgctggacagttcctaaaatggacagcagaggtgagcagggggcactgtggtcatgacatcagaggaaatgcatttcttttttggatttctctactggaaggattatgatttttttaatagaattgatttacaaatctgtttaacttaaaattgatttaacaaaaaaaagttttccacaggagtacccctttaatattttaatattagtCTTTTCAGTGTGTAGGTAAGAGATCTTTATCCTCCATTTTTATTCTTGTtataataaaagtaaagtttttgGGGTGGGGTACAtttaattggggaggggggggtagcCCAGGTTTTGGGCCAGGGGTCTTGTTTGATATATTGGGCCCTGCTCCCctgtttagagtgttgggtttaATTCTTAAGGAGACATAttaccacctcaatgcaagtaaaAGGCCTCTCTGCCCGCCAGCATCCTGTTTTATACTGATAAAGGGCAAAATATCCATAAACAGCTGTCTGCATATGGGTAACTCTTTATGAGGAGATTCTGGCTTGGCTAACAATCCAAAgtcatattttaaaggggtagtccagtggtgaaaaacgtttcacctatcctaaggataggggataagtttgagattgcggggggtccgaccgctggggccccctgcaatctctctgtacggggccccgactctctggccagatagcgcgtgtcgacctccgcacgaagccgcggccgacacgccccctcaatacatctctatggcagagccggagattgccgaaggcagcgcttcggctctgccatagagttgtattgagggggcgtgtcagccgccgcttcgtgcggaggtcgacacgcccccttcctactggctgtcggggctccgtacaggagatcgcagggggccccagcggtcggaccccccgcgatctgcaacttatcccctatccttaggataggggataagttgttcaccactgggtcaccactggactactcctttaagccacTTAAACGGTTGAACATTTATTTACAGGGAAACCAGCAGGttagaggcaaatccccatagcaaacctcttctaaacttggcagttcccgagacaggtgtcatcagagagcacttagacagaaaagaacaaccttaacttcagaagctcataagtactgaaaggattaagatttttttaatagaagtaatttacaaatctgtttaactttctggagccagttgatatatacccctttaagtcgtttccagtctgctctctgctggcacctacTATGCGGAGCAGGAGAGCTTCGCTATGGGGAATAGCATCTGcttaggacagttcctgacactgacaaagGTGgcgtcagagagcactgtggtcagacaggaaagaactacacaacttcctctggaacataaagcagctgataaggctTAAGATGTgtcaatagaagtagtttacagatTTATATAATTTTGTgacagttgattttgaaaaatgTCCTttcttccggagtacccctttaacattctgcaTAGAAGACCTGACAGGTAATTTATAGCAATGCAGTTTTTAATCCAAACTCACATCACTCACTcctataatattaaaggggtactcctgtggaaaactttttttttttttttttaagtcaactggtgccaattacttctattaaaaaatcttaatccttccagtactttttaggggctgtaaactacagaagaaatgcttttctttttggatttctctgatgtcacgaccacagtgctctctgctgacctctgctgtccattttttggggaactgtccaaagcaggagaaaatccccatagcaaacatatgctgctctggacagttcctaaaatggacaccagaggtcagcagagagcactgtgttcatgacatcagagaaatccaaaaagaaaagaatttcctctgtagtatacagcccctaaaatgtactggaaggattaagattttttaatagaagtaatttacaaatctgtttaactttctggcaccagtttataaaaaaaaaaaaaaaaaatttccatgggagtacccctttaatactttgcTCTCATACACACCCACCACAAGTGTTTCCCCCCGAGCACCGGCAGCTTTTCTGCTCGACTTGTTGGAAACTGGCAGCTCGATACTTGCCAAGTGCGCTAGTTAGATATTTATCGGCTTTGTCATTGCAATTATACAATCCCAAATGCTGAATTAAATCGAAATTACGACAAATCTAAGATAAGGTTTTTAATGAGCTGTGAGCTAAGAGTCACCAGGCAATTGTCACACCATGGGAAACTATTTTCCATCTAAGTATGAGCTcaaagactggggggggggggggggacaatagtCTGGGTGCAGCTACTCATCCAGTCTAGGTAAGTGCTGGACACATTTGCTATAGGTCAttgtttccaatcagggtgcctcaagcttttgcaagactac
This genomic window contains:
- the LOC130296305 gene encoding keratin-3, type I cytoskeletal 51 kDa-like; translation: MSYSLRQSSSHQASGSSSRGYGGGAGGFGQHGSGVHAGAGFGQGLGFGGGHGGHGGHGGGFSSGSASYGHNVGAGSGSYGGSFGGGAASFGGVHGGGAASFGGVHGGGAGVYGGGHGGGAGVYGGHGGDSIFSGNEKQTMQNLNDRLASYLDKVHDLEEANAELERMIKEWYEKQRGHSSSGEKKDYSKYFQIIEQLKGQITTASNENASIVLQIDNARLAADDFKMKYENELALRQSVEADTNGLRRVLDDLTLSKSDLESQFESLIEEISFLKKNHEDELKGQHEQTVGDVNVEMNAVPGNDLTKTLNDMRAQYEAMAEKNRKDAEDQFNRMSEGLKKEITTGAQEVQTSKSEISELKRTLQALEIELQSQLAMKKSLEETLAETEGRYCMQIAQLQIHISGVEEQLALLRADIECQTAEYEDLLDIKTRLEAEIEMYRKLLEGEGGLGQTDRKTTPVPTRAPQTTPSRTGSGSGSSTGVKRTRRVKKVIDIIENGKVVRSDVVEENEEY